In Zingiber officinale cultivar Zhangliang chromosome 1A, Zo_v1.1, whole genome shotgun sequence, a genomic segment contains:
- the LOC122004178 gene encoding uncharacterized protein LOC122004178, whose amino-acid sequence MIIKLISNIKCYFIYLGVQKQWSLEVRHYHCRFSLSDFYIMDIFRRARHRRHHSSIGQIDSPSDRMVPTPSPQAGPSRGQSPVEPSHGPSHGQSPAGPSCGQSPAGPSHGQSPARPSCGQSPAGPSHGHSPSPLESPIPARHSTVDIADARLHIVPLGDSFENSVTVVREIDQIVNNFWKGDSMSYSSTPAPTKELWWCEFKRLFSWDPYFEMEVKRIFKKKCGDHIRHVLNHAKSTGKKPPFITTDNWVRICNFWQTDECKERSLRNKINQAYNSGDSRAIYAGGSINIEEHSRRLSRDLGKEPDFIDTFVRTFQKKDKTWSGDRARIIKGW is encoded by the exons ATGATAATCAAGCTCATCTCGAACATCAAATGTTATTTCATCTATCTTGGGGTCCAAAAGCAATg GTCATTAGAGGTGAGACATTATCACTGCAGATTCTCGCTCTCTGACTTTTATATTATGGATATT TTTCGACGGGCACGCCATAGACGACACCATTCAAGCATTGGCCAGATTGATTCACCATCTGATAGGATGGTACCTACGCCCTCCCCTCAGGCAGGACCTTCTCGTGGGCAGTCGCCAGTAGAACCTTCTCATG GACCTTCACATGGCCAGTCACCGGCAGGACCTTCATGTGGCCAGTCACCGGCAGGACCTTCACATGGCCAGTCACCGGCAAGACCTTCATGTGGCCAGTCACCGGCAGGACCTTCACATGGCCATTCACCTTCCCCACTTGAGTCGCCGATACCTGCCAGACACTCAACCGTTGATATTGCCGACGCTCGACTGCATATAGTCCCTCTTGGAGACTC ATTTGAAAATTCAGTAACTGTTGTTCGTGAGATTGATCAAATTGTGAATAACTTTTGGAAAGGAGACTCAATGTCATACTCAAGCACTCCAGCACCCACAAAAGAACTCTGGTGGTGCGAGTTTAAG CGATTATTTAGTTGGGACCCTTATTTTGAGAtggaagttaaaagaattttcaaaaagaaatgtgGTGATCACATTCGGCATGTATTAAACCATGCCAAAAGTACTGGAAAAAAGCCTCCCTTTATCACGACGGACAATTGGGTTAGGATCTGCAATTTTTGGCAAACTGATGAGTGCAAAGAAAGGAGTTTgcggaataaaataaatcaagcttATAATTCTGGAGACTCACGTGCAATATATGCAGGAGGATCTATAAATATCGAGGAGCATTCACGTAGATTG TCTAGGGATTTGGGAAAAGAGCCCGATTTTATAGACACTTTCGTCCGCACTTTTCAAAAAAAAGACAAGACTTGGAGTGGAGATAGAGCTAGAATAATTAAG GGTTGGTAG
- the LOC122004192 gene encoding vesicle-associated membrane protein 727-like, whose product MSQPPLIYSFVAKGSVVLAEYTPFSGNFSTIAVQCLQNLPQNNKKFTFSSDCHTFNFLVDKEFVFLVVADEAAGRSVPFVFLERVKDDFMHRYGQSISGNNSHPLIDEEDADMFGDRFSTAYSLDREFGPRLKEHMEYCINHLEEMSKLSKLKAHITEVKGIMMDNIEKDLMTM is encoded by the exons ATGAGCCAACCACCGTTAATTTATAGTTTTGTGGCTAAAGGGAGTGTTGTGCTTGCTGAATACACTCCCTTTTCGGGGAATTTCAGCACTATTGCTGTCCAATGTTTACAGAATTTGCCTCAAAATAATAAGAAATTCACCTTCTCATCTGATTGCCACACATTCAACTTCCTGGTTGACAAAGAATTTG TGTTCCTCGTGGTAGCTGATGAAGCAGCTGGAAGAAGTGTTCCATTTGTGTTTCTAGAACGTGTCAAGGATGATTTCATGCACCGCTATGGACAAAGTATCAGTGGTAACAACTCCCATCCACTCATTGATGAGGAAGATGCTGATATGTTTGGGGACAGATTTAGCACTGCTTACAGTCTTGATAGGGAATTTGG TCCAAGGCTGAAGGAGCATATGGAGTATTGTATAAATCATCTAGAGGAAATGAGCAAACTTTCAAAGCTAAAAGCTCATATAACTGAGGTTAAAGGAATAATGATGGACAATATAGAAAAG GATTTGATGACAATGTGA